Proteins encoded within one genomic window of Nitrospina gracilis 3/211:
- a CDS encoding PfkB family carbohydrate kinase, which translates to MRVHRPYGPVLVMGEVLFDKFESGKRLGGAPFNYAFHLHKMGIPVHFISRVGDDAEGREILEFARNHGFPTEGIQIDPHHPTGEVTVNSDSSNGHRFEILPDRAYDFIEVDVYLQKRFRDDIPFTYFGTLIQRNGKSRETLHEIQKKLGWKSTFLLDINLRAPFYDRDVIENSLKNCDILKANRHELQEIKRLLDIDKTVAELPRFLAERFKLGLVCVTNGSKASVIYETGNREPFYCTPDDSMEFVDSVGAGDGFSSMLSLGYMASWPLQTVLERSCVFATGLCGLEGALPGDDKLYQPYRLVR; encoded by the coding sequence ATGCGGGTGCACCGACCTTACGGACCGGTTCTTGTAATGGGCGAGGTCCTGTTTGACAAGTTTGAGAGTGGAAAGCGGCTGGGAGGAGCGCCGTTCAATTATGCCTTTCATCTTCACAAGATGGGCATTCCCGTGCATTTTATCAGCCGGGTCGGAGACGATGCCGAGGGCCGTGAGATTCTCGAATTTGCCAGAAACCACGGATTCCCCACCGAGGGCATCCAGATCGATCCTCATCATCCGACGGGAGAGGTGACGGTCAATTCCGATTCCAGCAACGGGCATCGATTCGAAATTTTGCCGGACCGTGCTTACGATTTCATTGAGGTCGATGTGTATCTCCAAAAACGTTTTCGTGATGACATACCGTTCACATACTTCGGCACCCTCATCCAGCGAAACGGCAAATCCCGGGAAACGTTGCATGAGATTCAGAAAAAACTGGGATGGAAGTCCACCTTCCTACTGGATATCAACCTGCGTGCTCCGTTTTACGACCGGGATGTGATCGAAAATTCGCTCAAAAATTGCGACATCCTGAAGGCCAACCGGCACGAGCTTCAGGAAATCAAAAGGCTTCTTGACATAGATAAAACGGTTGCGGAGCTCCCACGCTTCCTGGCGGAACGTTTCAAGCTGGGGTTGGTCTGCGTGACCAATGGAAGTAAGGCCAGCGTCATTTATGAAACGGGAAACCGGGAACCTTTCTACTGCACTCCCGATGACAGCATGGAATTCGTGGATTCCGTCGGTGCGGGAGACGGGTTCAGTTCCATGCTGTCGCTGGGCTACATGGCAAGCTGGCCGTTGCAAACGGTCCTCGAGCGCTCCTGCGTGTTTGCCACCGGCTTGTGCGGGTTGGAGGGCGCGTTACCCGGCGACGACAAACTTTACCAACCTTATCGACTGGTCAGGTAA
- a CDS encoding ABC transporter ATP-binding protein, producing the protein MSTIRLEHIAHRFGKRRVLDDIDLDIEQSEFLIVLGASGCGKTTLLNLIAGLLTPESGRILFSGRDVTAQDVSRRNVAYVFQDYALYPHMTVEENIRFPLENMKWSKASMEVQVEETLERLHLADVRGQIPAQLSGGQKQRVAIGRALVRDPAVFLFDEPLSNLDPQLRDHLQVELKHLHRQLGKTFVYVTHDAHSAMVLGDRVAFLSGGRIRQVASPAALYREPAALEIARFFGFPPFNVLEQQGLNQLFQEPIPKTAVKAGIRSEHVRILPDETGICQVLWVQSLGDRTFATVSLGGVSLCGVCEYSDLREGERVAVHIDKNNMMYFDEEDFRITDC; encoded by the coding sequence ATGAGCACCATACGTCTCGAACACATCGCACACCGCTTCGGCAAACGACGGGTTCTGGATGACATCGACCTCGATATCGAGCAGAGCGAGTTCCTCATCGTTCTGGGTGCGAGCGGCTGTGGTAAAACCACCCTGCTCAACCTGATCGCGGGATTGCTGACACCGGAATCCGGCCGCATTCTGTTCTCAGGGCGCGACGTCACGGCGCAGGATGTGTCCCGGCGCAATGTCGCGTATGTGTTTCAGGATTATGCGCTTTACCCGCACATGACGGTTGAGGAGAACATCCGCTTCCCGCTGGAGAATATGAAATGGTCGAAAGCGAGTATGGAGGTCCAAGTGGAGGAAACGCTTGAGCGTCTCCATCTGGCAGACGTCCGTGGCCAGATTCCGGCCCAGTTGTCCGGCGGACAGAAACAGCGGGTGGCCATTGGTCGGGCGCTGGTTCGGGATCCTGCCGTGTTCCTGTTCGATGAACCGCTCAGTAATCTGGACCCGCAGCTTCGTGACCACCTGCAGGTCGAACTCAAACACCTCCACCGTCAATTGGGAAAAACATTCGTTTACGTGACGCACGACGCGCATTCGGCGATGGTTCTGGGCGATCGCGTGGCTTTCCTATCCGGGGGACGCATCAGGCAGGTGGCGTCGCCTGCGGCCCTGTACCGGGAACCGGCGGCCTTGGAAATTGCCCGGTTTTTTGGCTTTCCTCCGTTTAATGTCCTTGAACAACAAGGGTTGAACCAACTGTTTCAGGAACCGATTCCGAAAACCGCCGTGAAAGCCGGCATCCGCTCGGAACACGTACGGATTCTCCCTGATGAAACCGGGATCTGTCAGGTCCTGTGGGTGCAGTCGCTGGGAGACCGGACTTTCGCCACGGTGTCGTTGGGAGGTGTTTCTCTGTGTGGTGTGTGCGAATATTCCGACCTGCGGGAAGGAGAACGGGTGGCCGTGCACATCGATAAAAATAATATGATGTATTTTGACGAAGAGGATTTTAGAATAACGGATTGTTGA
- a CDS encoding carbohydrate ABC transporter permease, which translates to VLQNDAFLNVVANSLYVSLGATGVSVVVGTMGAFGLSVLMTRNREMALLALLVVFMLPQVAVVTPLYEVLGVLGGMDTVWGLVLVYSMFTVPLVVWVMTRFFEEIPRTLYHAARVDGCGAWTAFRRVYLPLGVPGMVCAGLLGIIFCWNEFLFALTYTTSYASRTIPVGITLFTGQYEFPWGEIAAASSLVTFPILLAVVGAQKYLVRGLVGSGIKG; encoded by the coding sequence GTTTTGCAGAACGACGCGTTCCTGAATGTTGTGGCGAACAGCCTTTATGTGTCGCTGGGTGCGACGGGGGTGTCGGTGGTGGTGGGAACGATGGGTGCGTTCGGATTGAGTGTGCTGATGACGCGGAACCGCGAGATGGCCCTTCTGGCTCTGCTGGTGGTGTTCATGCTGCCGCAGGTGGCGGTGGTGACGCCACTGTATGAAGTGTTGGGGGTTCTGGGGGGAATGGACACGGTATGGGGGCTCGTCCTCGTGTACAGCATGTTCACCGTGCCGCTCGTGGTGTGGGTGATGACACGGTTTTTCGAGGAAATTCCGCGCACGTTGTACCACGCGGCGCGGGTGGACGGATGCGGCGCTTGGACCGCGTTCCGGCGTGTGTACCTTCCCCTCGGCGTTCCGGGCATGGTGTGTGCGGGACTGCTCGGAATCATCTTCTGCTGGAACGAATTCCTGTTTGCCTTGACGTACACCACGTCCTACGCGTCGCGCACCATTCCTGTGGGGATCACCTTGTTCACGGGTCAATACGAATTTCCTTGGGGAGAAATTGCCGCCGCCAGTTCCCTGGTCACATTCCCCATTCTGCTGGCGGTGGTCGGGGCACAGAAATACCTGGTACGCGGACTGGTGGGAAGTGGAATAAAAGGTTAA
- a CDS encoding carbohydrate ABC transporter permease, whose amino-acid sequence MKQELKDRLLFLGPLLILPGLLVAWPLFEIVILGFKTRVTLFGIDRWVGLDNYQYLFGGDFRFWKSVTNTLYFTGVSVMLEFFIGFVFALYLRFGAGSVWWKTILLLPWAIPNVVSARLWQWMFHSEAGIVNHILQTLGAVKAPVYWLANPDLALHAAILADVWKTTPFMTLLLFAGLQRVPESLLMAARVDRTPPLRLLMRILLPALRRVILTALVLRFLDAFRVFDVIYVMTGGGPANSTETLSIYAYRTYFQALQFGYGSSVALVQVGMMIALTWLVAAVLKDRRQTV is encoded by the coding sequence ATGAAACAGGAACTTAAAGACCGCCTGCTGTTTCTGGGGCCATTGTTGATTCTTCCGGGACTTTTAGTGGCGTGGCCGCTTTTCGAAATCGTGATCCTCGGATTCAAAACCAGGGTGACATTGTTCGGGATCGACCGCTGGGTGGGGCTGGACAATTATCAGTACCTGTTCGGCGGAGATTTTCGTTTCTGGAAATCGGTGACAAACACGTTGTACTTCACCGGCGTGTCCGTGATGCTGGAATTTTTCATTGGTTTTGTGTTTGCGCTGTACCTGCGGTTCGGGGCGGGATCGGTGTGGTGGAAAACGATCCTGCTTCTGCCTTGGGCGATTCCAAATGTGGTCAGCGCGCGGTTGTGGCAGTGGATGTTTCACTCGGAAGCGGGAATTGTCAACCACATCCTGCAGACACTGGGTGCAGTGAAGGCCCCGGTGTACTGGCTGGCGAATCCGGACCTTGCTCTTCATGCCGCCATTCTGGCAGACGTTTGGAAGACGACCCCGTTCATGACGCTTCTTTTATTCGCAGGACTTCAACGCGTTCCGGAATCTCTTTTGATGGCGGCGCGGGTGGACCGCACACCGCCGCTCCGTCTGCTCATGCGCATTTTGCTTCCGGCCCTGCGGCGGGTGATCCTCACCGCACTGGTCTTGCGTTTCCTCGATGCTTTCCGGGTGTTTGACGTGATTTATGTGATGACGGGCGGCGGCCCGGCCAACAGCACGGAAACGCTTTCCATTTATGCTTACCGCACCTATTTTCAGGCGTTGCAGTTCGGGTACGGTTCATCCGTGGCGCTGGTGCAAGTGGGGATGATGATTGCCCTCACCTGGCTTGTTGCCGCCGTCCTAAAAGACCGGAGGCAGACGGTATGA
- a CDS encoding ABC transporter substrate-binding protein: MVILRIVSLVLLFAVPGCLFSGTPPESPNTVHYYQFSLPGFNATFDPLIKRFHQLHPGYRVQVHQLPTGTDDQHQFYMTHLKTRGSGRIDVLALDVIWMAEFARAGLLSSLNEILPEEEWNDFFAPSVQAGTFRETRYGVPLFVDSGVMYSRKDLLQKHGFSKPPATWGELVTMVQTIKQAEGDDRLHGFVWQGRQYEGLVCNFMEFLPRDESWLLPGNGKRLNRALIEPRLRFMRRLLTDGVSPRSVLAMAEESSRHVFQNGRAVFMRNWPYAWRLLQQPDSPVAGRVWMSPLPAVERGEAGHGTLGGFLLGMHRDTPVPEAAQAWIAFLTRPDVQHELWLKLGLTPARKSVLEGAPPLDAPPVNVLFEAMEQAVPRPTMPLYMPLSQSLQAYLNGGLGEVYSMDEAIRLIDADLQRLTRVLDDETGT, from the coding sequence ATGGTCATACTGCGGATTGTGTCCCTGGTCCTGTTGTTCGCGGTTCCGGGCTGTCTGTTTTCCGGAACGCCGCCGGAATCTCCCAACACGGTTCACTATTACCAGTTCTCCCTTCCCGGTTTCAACGCGACCTTTGACCCACTGATCAAACGGTTCCATCAGCTTCACCCCGGCTACCGGGTCCAGGTGCATCAACTTCCCACCGGCACCGACGACCAGCACCAGTTTTACATGACACATTTGAAAACCCGTGGATCCGGCCGTATCGATGTGCTGGCGCTGGATGTGATCTGGATGGCGGAATTCGCACGCGCCGGATTGCTCTCTTCGCTCAATGAAATTTTGCCAGAGGAAGAGTGGAACGATTTCTTTGCCCCCAGCGTGCAGGCAGGAACGTTCCGCGAAACCCGATATGGTGTGCCTCTGTTCGTCGATAGCGGCGTGATGTACTCGAGAAAAGACCTGTTGCAGAAGCATGGATTCAGCAAGCCACCCGCTACATGGGGTGAGTTGGTGACGATGGTTCAAACCATCAAGCAGGCGGAAGGGGACGACCGGCTTCACGGATTTGTCTGGCAGGGCCGTCAATATGAGGGGCTGGTCTGCAACTTCATGGAGTTTCTGCCGCGGGACGAGTCGTGGCTGCTACCTGGGAATGGAAAGCGATTGAACCGTGCCCTGATCGAACCGCGTCTGCGGTTCATGCGAAGGCTTTTGACCGACGGAGTCTCACCGCGGTCTGTTTTGGCGATGGCGGAAGAGTCGAGCCGCCACGTTTTCCAGAACGGACGAGCGGTGTTCATGCGCAACTGGCCGTATGCGTGGCGGCTGTTGCAACAGCCGGATTCGCCGGTTGCAGGCAGGGTGTGGATGTCGCCCCTGCCAGCTGTGGAACGGGGTGAGGCGGGACATGGAACGCTGGGCGGGTTTTTGCTCGGAATGCATCGCGACACGCCGGTACCGGAAGCAGCACAGGCTTGGATCGCGTTTCTGACACGACCTGATGTTCAGCACGAGTTGTGGCTCAAGTTGGGATTGACCCCGGCTCGCAAATCGGTTTTGGAGGGTGCCCCGCCTCTCGATGCGCCGCCTGTAAACGTTCTGTTCGAGGCTATGGAGCAGGCCGTGCCGCGTCCGACCATGCCGCTGTACATGCCCCTGTCGCAATCCCTGCAGGCCTATCTGAACGGTGGGCTGGGGGAGGTGTATTCCATGGACGAGGCAATACGGTTGATAGACGCGGACCTTCAACGTTTGACGCGGGTGCTGGACGATGAAACAGGAACTTAA
- a CDS encoding sensor histidine kinase — MVFNSIRSRLTALYVALLGIILILFSIILYYFLNNRLYESIDNSLKLSASVVRKTAQLDYSRTPLPGLEFLFEQFLGYGNLNKFYRIYDGSGNVGSRSKNIDASKFPLSQDAYGRALKGEMTYETFTVADGHPIRVITMPVLRDGTLVNLIQVGTSLEGVKETMRNLRIFLFTGVPTVLLLSALVGRFLARRSLEPVAKITHTARDIASGGDLSRRIPVPEVQDEIGNLALTFNDMMDRLERSFAKIRQFSSDASHELRTPLTVMKGQSELGLSKLRKPSEYQEVLSSNLEEINYMSHILDDLFILARADEGQLPMETERVNLVTVIEDVCKNVEILAEEKQIEIKIAYLESAEVIGDGHRLKQMVWTLLHNAVKYTPEKGLIKITLQDLGDYAFLSIQDNGIGIPETDLPWIFDRFYRVDKARSRSEGGSGLGLSICKHIVEMHNGTIEVESKMGEGTRFKIRLPKDRAASRKIA, encoded by the coding sequence ATGGTATTCAATTCCATTCGTTCCAGACTGACCGCCCTGTACGTCGCCCTGCTGGGAATCATCCTGATTCTGTTCAGCATCATCCTCTATTACTTCCTCAACAACCGCCTTTACGAAAGCATCGACAACTCGCTCAAGCTGTCGGCCAGCGTGGTGCGCAAGACCGCACAACTGGATTACTCCCGCACGCCGCTTCCGGGCCTCGAGTTTCTTTTCGAGCAGTTCCTGGGATACGGCAACCTCAACAAGTTCTACCGTATCTACGATGGCTCCGGCAACGTCGGGTCGCGTTCCAAAAATATCGATGCCTCCAAATTTCCGTTGTCCCAGGACGCCTACGGACGGGCGTTGAAAGGTGAGATGACGTACGAGACCTTCACCGTCGCCGACGGCCACCCTATCCGCGTCATCACCATGCCGGTACTCCGCGACGGCACACTGGTCAACCTCATCCAAGTAGGAACGTCGCTTGAAGGTGTCAAGGAAACCATGCGCAACCTGCGCATCTTCCTGTTCACCGGGGTGCCGACAGTCTTGCTGTTGAGCGCGCTGGTAGGCCGGTTCCTGGCGCGGCGGTCGCTGGAACCGGTGGCGAAGATCACGCACACCGCACGCGACATTGCCAGCGGCGGCGATCTCAGCCGGCGCATTCCGGTACCGGAGGTTCAGGATGAAATCGGCAACCTCGCTCTCACGTTCAACGACATGATGGACCGCCTCGAACGGTCGTTTGCCAAAATTCGCCAGTTCAGCAGCGATGCCTCGCACGAGCTGCGTACGCCGCTCACGGTGATGAAAGGGCAGAGTGAGCTCGGGCTCAGCAAGCTGCGCAAGCCGTCGGAGTACCAGGAGGTGCTGTCCAGCAACCTGGAAGAGATCAACTACATGTCGCACATCCTTGACGACCTGTTTATCCTCGCGCGGGCGGACGAAGGTCAACTGCCCATGGAAACGGAACGCGTCAACCTCGTCACTGTTATTGAGGATGTGTGCAAGAATGTTGAAATTCTCGCGGAAGAAAAACAGATCGAAATCAAGATCGCCTACCTGGAGTCGGCGGAGGTCATTGGTGACGGACATCGCCTGAAGCAGATGGTGTGGACGCTCCTGCACAATGCGGTCAAGTACACACCGGAGAAGGGCCTCATTAAAATCACTTTGCAGGATCTGGGAGACTACGCGTTCCTCAGCATTCAGGACAACGGCATCGGTATCCCGGAAACAGATCTGCCGTGGATTTTCGACCGGTTCTACCGCGTGGACAAGGCCCGGTCGCGTTCCGAAGGCGGCAGTGGGCTGGGTCTCAGTATCTGCAAGCACATTGTCGAGATGCACAACGGCACCATCGAAGTGGAAAGCAAGATGGGCGAGGGCACGCGATTCAAAATCCGCCTGCCCAAGGACCGTGCCGCCAGCCGCAAAATCGCCTGA
- a CDS encoding heavy metal response regulator transcription factor, which yields MRILIVEDEKKVAGFIKKGLEEETYAVDVATDGEEGQNLAEMNHYDLIILDLMLPKIKGLDVLAHLRGKNINTPIILLTAKDSVEDKVTGLNQGADDYLTKPFAFSELLARIRSLMRRGQSETKTLLQVGDLTLDLVSHKVKRGGEEIELTGKEYSLLEYFMRNAGKVLTRTMIAEHVWDYNFDTFTNVIDVYVNHLRKKIDKQYDHKLLHTLRGVGYVMRE from the coding sequence ATGCGTATCTTGATCGTTGAGGACGAGAAAAAGGTCGCCGGATTCATCAAGAAAGGTTTGGAAGAGGAGACCTACGCCGTCGATGTGGCCACCGACGGAGAGGAAGGCCAGAACCTGGCGGAGATGAACCACTACGACCTGATCATCCTCGACCTCATGTTGCCGAAGATCAAAGGGCTTGATGTGCTCGCGCACCTGCGCGGAAAGAACATCAATACCCCGATCATCCTGCTGACTGCCAAGGATTCCGTTGAGGACAAGGTGACCGGGCTCAACCAGGGCGCCGACGATTACCTGACCAAGCCCTTCGCCTTCTCGGAACTGCTGGCGCGGATCCGCTCGCTGATGCGGCGGGGGCAAAGCGAGACCAAGACCCTCCTGCAGGTCGGCGACCTGACTCTTGACCTGGTCAGCCACAAGGTGAAGCGCGGCGGCGAGGAGATCGAACTCACGGGCAAGGAGTACAGCCTGCTGGAATACTTCATGCGCAACGCGGGAAAGGTGCTGACGCGGACCATGATCGCCGAGCACGTGTGGGATTACAATTTCGATACGTTCACCAATGTCATTGATGTGTACGTCAACCACCTGCGCAAGAAGATCGACAAGCAATACGATCACAAATTACTGCACACCTTGAGGGGCGTCGGATATGTGATGAGGGAATAG
- a CDS encoding DUF2383 domain-containing protein, with product MTSKFNENILKALTTTEEALKICKEAMEDANDETCRAMYAAMIKDCEKHVQMLKGEIDLHKVQKKWDDNSK from the coding sequence ATGACCAGCAAGTTCAACGAAAATATCCTGAAAGCCCTCACCACCACGGAGGAGGCGCTTAAAATATGCAAAGAGGCGATGGAAGACGCCAATGACGAAACCTGTCGCGCCATGTATGCGGCCATGATCAAGGACTGTGAAAAGCACGTCCAGATGCTGAAAGGGGAGATCGATCTCCACAAAGTCCAGAAAAAATGGGATGACAACTCGAAGTAG
- a CDS encoding SDR family NAD(P)-dependent oxidoreductase: MRLENKTVIITGGGTGIGLACAERFQKEGARLALFGRRKDPLEAAARRLGANVLAVPGDITKEEDVDRLIEITLKQFGQIDVLVNNAGTLGGGALHETPNDMWDQVLDINLRGLFLLTRRVLAHMVERKSGSLVHISSILGLVAVPQTGAYNVSKGALNQLSRSIAVEYGPMNIRSNAVCPGMVETDMTEELRGNAELMEDWKEHYYPLRRFAKAEEIANACLFLASDESSFITGTLLPVDGGFTAM; encoded by the coding sequence ATGAGACTTGAGAACAAGACCGTCATCATCACCGGCGGCGGTACCGGCATTGGCCTCGCCTGCGCAGAGCGGTTTCAAAAGGAAGGTGCGCGCCTCGCGTTGTTCGGACGGCGAAAAGACCCGCTGGAAGCGGCGGCCCGGCGGCTGGGAGCCAACGTCCTGGCCGTTCCGGGAGACATCACCAAAGAAGAAGACGTGGACCGGTTGATCGAAATCACCCTCAAGCAGTTCGGCCAGATCGACGTGCTGGTCAACAACGCGGGAACGCTAGGGGGCGGTGCCCTGCACGAGACCCCCAACGACATGTGGGATCAGGTGCTGGACATCAACCTGCGCGGTCTGTTCCTCCTGACCCGCCGGGTGCTGGCCCACATGGTCGAGCGGAAATCCGGCTCTCTCGTGCACATCAGTTCCATCCTCGGCCTCGTTGCCGTGCCGCAAACTGGAGCGTACAACGTCTCCAAGGGCGCCCTCAACCAGCTTTCCCGTTCGATTGCGGTGGAATACGGTCCCATGAACATCCGTTCCAACGCCGTCTGCCCCGGCATGGTGGAGACGGACATGACCGAGGAACTGCGCGGCAACGCCGAATTGATGGAAGACTGGAAAGAGCATTACTATCCCCTGCGACGGTTCGCAAAGGCGGAAGAGATCGCCAACGCCTGCCTGTTTCTGGCCAGCGACGAGTCGTCATTCATCACCGGCACCCTGCTTCCTGTGGACGGCGGCTTCACCGCCATGTAG
- the gatB gene encoding Asp-tRNA(Asn)/Glu-tRNA(Gln) amidotransferase subunit GatB, which yields MKYETVIGLEVHAQLKTRSKIFCSCSTEFGKEPNENTCPVCLGMPGVLPVLNRKVVEYAMKACLATHCEIQPVNQFARKNYFYPDLPKGYQVSQFDLPIGLRGHLTIQTPDGPKRIGLTRIHMEEDAGKSIHGENLGDPDKSYVDYNRTGVPLIEIVSEPELRSAEDAREYLVALKSVLQYADVSDCNMEEGSFRCDANVSLRPVGQQEFGTRVELKNINSFKFVQKAIEYEVERQTKILDQGDQVVQETRLYDANRGITFSMRSKEEAHDYRYFPEPDLVPVACDEDWIESIRHELPEMPEEKRRRFVEQYGLPEYDAGVLTTSRALADYFEACVALFNQPKLVSNWIMGELLRLLNQDDRDIGDCPVTPEKLATMLKLIDAGTISGKIAKAVFEEMYRTGKEPAAIIEEKGLTQISDEGALGQIVDDIIANSPEQVQQFKDGRDKVLGYFIGQAMKASKGQANPGLLNKLFKEKLGQA from the coding sequence ATGAAATACGAAACGGTCATCGGACTGGAAGTCCACGCCCAGTTGAAAACCCGGTCCAAGATTTTCTGTTCCTGCTCCACCGAATTCGGCAAAGAGCCCAACGAGAACACCTGCCCGGTCTGCCTCGGCATGCCCGGCGTGCTTCCGGTGCTCAACCGCAAGGTGGTGGAGTACGCCATGAAAGCCTGCCTCGCCACGCATTGCGAAATCCAGCCGGTGAACCAGTTCGCGCGCAAGAATTATTTTTACCCGGACCTGCCGAAGGGTTACCAGGTGTCGCAGTTCGACCTGCCCATTGGACTCCGCGGCCACCTGACCATCCAGACGCCGGACGGACCGAAACGCATCGGCCTCACACGCATCCACATGGAAGAAGACGCCGGGAAATCCATCCACGGCGAGAACCTGGGCGATCCGGACAAGAGCTATGTCGATTACAACCGCACCGGGGTGCCGTTGATCGAAATCGTGAGCGAGCCGGAACTGCGGAGCGCCGAGGACGCGCGCGAATACCTCGTGGCGCTCAAATCCGTTTTGCAGTACGCGGACGTGAGCGACTGCAACATGGAGGAAGGAAGTTTCCGATGCGACGCCAACGTATCGCTCCGCCCTGTAGGGCAACAGGAATTCGGCACCCGCGTCGAGCTCAAGAACATCAACTCCTTCAAATTCGTACAGAAGGCAATCGAATACGAGGTGGAGCGGCAGACCAAGATCCTTGATCAGGGCGATCAAGTAGTGCAGGAAACGCGGCTGTACGACGCCAACCGGGGCATTACTTTCTCCATGCGCTCCAAAGAAGAAGCGCACGACTACCGCTATTTTCCGGAACCGGACCTCGTTCCCGTCGCATGCGATGAGGATTGGATTGAATCGATTCGGCACGAACTGCCGGAAATGCCGGAGGAAAAACGGCGGCGCTTCGTTGAGCAGTACGGCCTTCCCGAATACGACGCCGGGGTGCTGACCACTTCCCGCGCGCTGGCCGATTACTTCGAAGCGTGCGTCGCGCTGTTCAACCAGCCGAAGCTGGTCAGCAACTGGATCATGGGGGAACTGCTGCGCCTGCTCAACCAGGATGACCGCGACATCGGCGACTGCCCGGTGACCCCGGAAAAACTGGCGACCATGCTGAAGTTGATTGACGCCGGGACCATCAGCGGCAAGATTGCTAAGGCGGTGTTCGAGGAAATGTACCGGACCGGCAAGGAGCCCGCCGCCATCATTGAAGAAAAGGGACTGACGCAGATTTCCGACGAGGGCGCGCTGGGGCAAATCGTGGACGACATCATCGCCAACAGCCCGGAGCAGGTTCAGCAGTTCAAGGACGGCCGGGACAAGGTGCTCGGTTATTTCATCGGACAGGCCATGAAGGCCAGCAAGGGGCAGGCCAATCCCGGCCTGCTCAACAAGTTATTCAAGGAGAAGCTGGGGCAGGCTTGA
- a CDS encoding Lcl domain-containing protein: MWAKEDSYLDTGRWMNWREGFSYVKDLNDTTFAGYIDWRMPTLEELRTLYEPDKTNSSQVGSEMVIHVDPIFA; encoded by the coding sequence ATGTGGGCTAAAGAGGATTCGTATCTCGATACGGGTCGCTGGATGAATTGGCGGGAAGGATTCTCCTACGTGAAGGACCTGAACGACACCACCTTTGCCGGTTACATTGACTGGCGGATGCCGACGCTGGAAGAATTGCGCACGCTGTATGAGCCTGATAAAACCAACAGTTCCCAGGTCGGAAGTGAGATGGTCATCCACGTCGACCCCATTTTTGCAAA